GATGCGTGTCTTCCCCGGCCTCCGTTGCGCTGGCCTGTTCACAGTCGAAACCGTTGATCCGCGTGCGCTCGCCGCCCCTCTCGATCCGGATCGCGGCGGGGCCATCGACCCGCGGCAGGCGTTCGAGCCGCCGTTGCAGGCGTTGCCGGTCCTCGCCTTCGGTTTCCTCGATCCTGCGCCGCATGCGCTCCCGCTGCTCAGTGACCCGCTTCTCGAGCGCGTCCAGGCGTTCGACGGTGATCACGTTGTACTGGCTCGCCGGGCGGTTCAGCAGCACGAGCCGCCCGCGCCCCGCATCGAACAGCATGGCGGGTGCGCCCGCCCGGGCCGGCTCGATCCGCACCCGTTCGTCGGCGACCGTCAACGTCTGTGGTCCGTTCACGGAGCTCGTGCTCTCGACCACCAGGCCGGCGTGCGCGGCACCGGCGGGCAGCAGGGCGAGGAGCATCAGGGCGGCGAGGTTATGGCGTCGCATCGCGGTTCCCGTGGTCCATGCGTGTTTCGTGCCGGCACACTGTTTCGGCCATACGGAGGCGCCCACGCCCCGTTTACAGGGTCCGAGGGTGCTGACGGTAGAAGGCGCACAACTGCGTGTAGACGCGTGGATACGCATCGCGCACACGGTCCGGCGTCAACAGGAACACCTCGCTCACGACGGCGAAGAACTCGGCCGGGTCGGTGGCCGCGTACTCGTCGAACGGCAGTGGCTCAT
This genomic window from Halofilum ochraceum contains:
- a CDS encoding DUF4412 domain-containing protein — translated: MRRHNLAALMLLALLPAGAAHAGLVVESTSSVNGPQTLTVADERVRIEPARAGAPAMLFDAGRGRLVLLNRPASQYNVITVERLDALEKRVTEQRERMRRRIEETEGEDRQRLQRRLERLPRVDGPAAIRIERGGERTRINGFDCEQASATEAGEDTHRLCISRVSELGLTETTTATLRALFDFLARMRNLLGSGTAPFDARVLQATLGQTNAFPVRIERSVDGSNWTVREIETADIPAERFEVPADFTEGARLGGE